In Vicingus serpentipes, the DNA window TGTATTTCAGTCTTGATATTCTGTTCTACACGCTTATGATTACCAGTACTACCAGTTTGGGGTTTTACGTGTTTTACTTATTGATGGGACTTTCTGTGCTATTAACAGCATTTAATATCTCACACGATGCTGCCCATGGAGTTGCTGTTAAAAGCAAGTTTTGGAATAAGCTTCTATTCTCTCTCAGTTTTAACCTTCAGGGGAACAATGCTTACGTATGGGGCAAGAACCATAACGAATCACACCATTTATATACCAATGTAGAAGGAAGTGATATTGACGTTCTAAATAATCCTTTGTTCAGAATGACAGAAAGCCAAGATTTAAAATGGTTTCATCGTTATCAGTTTCTATATGCTCCATTTTTGTATTTGCTATACTCTATCAATTGGTTTTTCCTGCGTGAAACTTCAATGTTATTTAACTATTCAAGCAGAACTATCAAAATAGAAATACCGAAAATAGAAGTGGCTAAACTCATAATCTATAAACTTCTGTACATTGGATATATGATTTTTCTGCCAGTCTACCTCTTGCCTTTTGGATGGGGGACAGTTCTTTTGGCTTTCTTGCTAAATCACTTTATGGTTTCGCTATTATTTGTAGGTGTTTTGGGAGTCTCCCATTTGTCAGATTATGTTGAACACCCTGTTGCCGATGACGATAATAAACTAAATATGAGTTGGCCAAAATTGCAGATGTGCACTTCTGTTGACTATAATGCAGGCAGCATTTTCTTCAATTGGACTTTAGGCGGTTTCAATGCTCATGCACTGCATCACTTGCTACCTAATATTTGCCATGTTCACTACTTAGAGATACTTCCTGTTTTTCGTGCCTTAGCTAAAAAGCATGGATTAGTCTATATGGAGATGCCTTACCGAAAATCCTTGGCTTCGCACTTTAGATTTTTAAAAAGAATGGGCACAAATCAATCATTTACACCTGCTCCCTTTGAGAGATAAGCACTTACATATCCCAGAGCACAGCGAACTCTTAAAGACCATTTATAGAGAAGTTGATGAGAAATTGAAAGTAAACCAATCTGCCTTTAGGTTAAGAATATGGGGTAAATTCATTTTTTACAGCTCTTTCTCAGTGCTGTTTTATACTTTACTATTCCAAACCAACAACCCATACCTATTTATTAGCTACTTCATATTTTACGGGCTGACTGTCCTATTATTCGCCTTTAACTTCTCTCATGATTTCTCTCACAATACTATTTTCAAGAGTAAAAAACTCAACAACCTGTGTTTTACACTTATTTATACACTTGTTGGGGCACATGCAGAAGCATGGAAAGAAAGACATGTAGGTTCTCACCACTATGCTCCGAACGTAAAAGACTATGACTCTGACTTAAATATCACTTCGCTCATTCGTGTAATTCCTAAAAGCGAATATCATTGGTATCATCGTTTTCAGCATTTCTACGCTCCATTTGCCTACACATCTTACTCAATGTATTGGATATTTATCAAAGACTTCGTTATCCTTTTTTCAAAAGACACTTACAACCAAAAGAAGGATTTTAATTACCATTTATCTTTTTGGACGCAAAAGGCTGTTTATCTAAGCTATCTCCTTGCACTGCCTATTCTTTTTTCAAACCAAGCTTGGCAAATCGTTATAATCGCTTTTATCCTGATGCATTTGATACAGTCTTTATTTCTTCTTCTAACTTTTTTCATGACACATCATGTTGAAAAAACTGAATACCCAGAGACTGATAAGAATGGATATATTCGTACAAGTTGGTTGATGAATCAGGTTAAAAGCTCAAATGATATGCATCCATTCAGCGAAACAGCAAATTTTATTCTTGGGGGTTTTAACAATCATATTGCTCACCATATATTTCCGCACTACCACCATATTTACTATCCGAAATTGAACAGAATTCTGTACGATATTTTGCTAAGAAACAACATAACCCCAAATCAAACTTCGTATTGGGGTGGAATTTTATCACATATTAATTTGTTGAAATTAAGAGGTTTAAAAAAAGAAAAACAGTTTACAACAATAGCTAAAAAATCATAGCTGCCCTGCGGGACAGCAACGCTTTTTAGCCGGAACGTTAATAAAAATTCAAAGTAAATGTAAAATGAAAACAATCATCCTTTCAAGCATAATTACCTTAATGGTTTCATCTACTGTATTTGCTCAGCAACATCACCATAAAAAAGATGAAAATAACACAACAAATTTAGCTAACGAACACATGCATCAATCTTCTACCGAAGAATTGATTAAGCGATTTGAATCTCCAGAGCGTGACGCTTATCAGCAACCTGAAAAAGTTCTGAATTATCTTGAACCATTAAAAGGTAAAAAAGTAATAGATATTGGAGCAGGTTCGGGTTATTTTTCAGTAAAATTAGCCAAACAAGGTGCCATAGTAATTGCTGCAGATGTTAGTGATGAATTACAAGCTGCACTAAAAAATCGAATTGAAGAAAATAAACTCCAAAACATAGAGCTTAGAAAAATACCTTATGATAGCCCTAGTTTAGCGAACAATGAAGTAGATATAGCTCTAATAGTAAATACTTATCATCATATAGAAAATAGAAGCGAGTATTTTTCAAAAGTTAAAAAAGGTATTGTGGCAAATGGTGAATTGGTGATTATTGATTTTTTTAAAACAGATGTCCCTGTTGGACCACCTACAAATCATAAAGTTTCTATAGATGAAGTAATAGCTGAACTTAAAAAAGCTGGCTATATCAATTTTGAAGTTAATGTTGACTTACTTCCTTATCAATACATAATAAAAGCAAAATAAAAAATATCATCTCCAAAAAAAGAACATGTTACCTAACCTATAACTCATGAAAAGAATAATAATCTTAATTGTATTAATAACAACAACTTTTATAGGCTATTCTCAAAATGTTGATGACAAAGGTACAATTGATGCACAACGACCTACATTAACTGAATCATATTCTATAATAATTCCAAACATGATTCAGTTTGAAAATGGAGTTGATTATTATGAAAATTCGGAAACTGTAAGTTCTGGAACATTTGTTAGAGGATCAGTATCAAGTAGAGTTGAATTAAGAGCTTTTACAGATTATACAGATTTAAATACTGTCGGAGCTAAATTTATAGTAATGGAGCCTGAAGGTTCAGCATTAGGAATAGGTGCTTCTTTTATTTACAATAGAGATTTAATAAAAAATGCTGATGATTATAGGGTTGCTATGACTAAAAGTTTTAAAAGCATATTTATTACATATAATTTCGGCTACAATGGAGCTATTTATAATATAGCCCTAATTGGTGTTCCGCTGAGTAAAAAGTTTACTTATTTCGCTGAGTATTACAACGATCCACTTATAAATAGAATTCATAGTGGATTTACATGGATTCCAAAAAGAGATATTCAGTTTGATGTAAACGGAGGCTGGATAGATACTGATTTTTGGTATGCTGGACTTGGAGTCTCTTTTAGATTGAGATAATTAAGAAAGAACTACTTTTTCCTTCACCCTCTACTCCATTTAGTTATAAAACGTGCAGTATCTCATTTAAAATAAATGGATTTAATGTATACTTTTGACTTCTCTAAAATTGAAGATTATGGAAGCTAGTAAATTGCTAAATTTTATTAAAGATGTTTTAAAAAATATGCCAACTGGATGGTTGAGCATTACTACACATCGTTTAGATATTTATGAAGAAAAATTAGCCAAAACTCAATTCTTAGAACAACTAGAAAACTTGTTTAAGACTAATAATTCTGAACCTTCAGCTTTAAATGAATTACCAACTGCTTACGACTATATTCGCCTTGGCCACCCTCTATCTTGCTTGCTAGAATGGGGAATTGCCAATTTAAATAATTTAAAGGCTGATAATGTAATTAGCTTCTCATCCAAAACAACTCCTATTTTAGCTATTCTAAGAAAGAATTTATTAACGAATAAGAGCACCCAAATCCTTTATACTGGAACATTACCTGTATTTTTTGATGCTGATTTAGTAAAGCGTGTTTATGGTTATAACTTTGAATTAAAACAAGTTGATAATCCATCTTCTATTTCGGAATTTAACGGAACTACTGTTTTCATTTCAAAACAAGAAGACATTCATAATTTTAAACTTACTCCCAACGTTGACTTTTTCATAAATGTAAATGATAATCTAGGAAGTATTTTAGTTGTTAATGGTGAAAAAAATGAAGCTTATATCTCAGAAATTCAGCATGTAAGAAGAAGAGAAACCATTGCCATGACCCCTGCTAATTGTCTTGAAGCATTAAGAATACTTACTAATCAAACTGCTTTTGACAATAAAAAAAGTAATGTTGAAACAAATAAAGTATCGGTTTTAAATTCTATTCATGAAATTACTAATGCAGCTACAAAAGCATTA includes these proteins:
- a CDS encoding class I SAM-dependent methyltransferase, translated to MKTIILSSIITLMVSSTVFAQQHHHKKDENNTTNLANEHMHQSSTEELIKRFESPERDAYQQPEKVLNYLEPLKGKKVIDIGAGSGYFSVKLAKQGAIVIAADVSDELQAALKNRIEENKLQNIELRKIPYDSPSLANNEVDIALIVNTYHHIENRSEYFSKVKKGIVANGELVIIDFFKTDVPVGPPTNHKVSIDEVIAELKKAGYINFEVNVDLLPYQYIIKAK
- a CDS encoding fatty acid desaturase family protein, whose product is MNKLKFSKDEGSEFYKELNSEVEKYFVEKGIARSGNKQMMFKIILYFSLDILFYTLMITSTTSLGFYVFYLLMGLSVLLTAFNISHDAAHGVAVKSKFWNKLLFSLSFNLQGNNAYVWGKNHNESHHLYTNVEGSDIDVLNNPLFRMTESQDLKWFHRYQFLYAPFLYLLYSINWFFLRETSMLFNYSSRTIKIEIPKIEVAKLIIYKLLYIGYMIFLPVYLLPFGWGTVLLAFLLNHFMVSLLFVGVLGVSHLSDYVEHPVADDDNKLNMSWPKLQMCTSVDYNAGSIFFNWTLGGFNAHALHHLLPNICHVHYLEILPVFRALAKKHGLVYMEMPYRKSLASHFRFLKRMGTNQSFTPAPFER
- a CDS encoding fatty acid desaturase family protein → MRDKHLHIPEHSELLKTIYREVDEKLKVNQSAFRLRIWGKFIFYSSFSVLFYTLLFQTNNPYLFISYFIFYGLTVLLFAFNFSHDFSHNTIFKSKKLNNLCFTLIYTLVGAHAEAWKERHVGSHHYAPNVKDYDSDLNITSLIRVIPKSEYHWYHRFQHFYAPFAYTSYSMYWIFIKDFVILFSKDTYNQKKDFNYHLSFWTQKAVYLSYLLALPILFSNQAWQIVIIAFILMHLIQSLFLLLTFFMTHHVEKTEYPETDKNGYIRTSWLMNQVKSSNDMHPFSETANFILGGFNNHIAHHIFPHYHHIYYPKLNRILYDILLRNNITPNQTSYWGGILSHINLLKLRGLKKEKQFTTIAKKS